The following are from one region of the Periophthalmus magnuspinnatus isolate fPerMag1 chromosome 5, fPerMag1.2.pri, whole genome shotgun sequence genome:
- the rfesd gene encoding Rieske domain-containing protein, translating into MSSTQSTDELLFVGKKEDLISAQRTVVSLQGRDVLIIYHEGEFYAIDSYCYHSGSSLETGDIEELNNKLCIICPKHKYKISLCDGEGLYRARDRSQSPPPLRWFSKGVKQRVHPITEIQGELYLRPATSGYIESDYYQGEQGKVERERAALADKGGGRGERGVSSPSFCASGRTSDLQAILCVIDDVSELHLHCSHELTAHHGVLLSQEVSS; encoded by the exons ATGTCTTCGACGCAGAGCACAGATGAGCTGCTCTTCGTGGGGAAAAAGGAGGATCTGATCTCTGCCCAAAGAACTGTCGTGAGTCTGCAGGGACGAGACGTGCTCATCATCTACCACGAGGGAGAGTTCTACGCCATCGACTCCTACTGCTATC ACTCCGGGAGCTCTCTGGAGACCGGGGACATTGAG gaGCTGAACAACAAACTGTGCATCATCTGCcccaaacacaaatataagatCAGCCTGTGTGACGGGGAGGGGCTGTACCGAGCACGTGACCGCAGTCAGTCCCCGCCCCCTCTGCGCTGGTTCTCCAAAGGTGTGAAGCAGAGGGTTCATCCCATCACCGAGATCCAGGGGGAGCTCTACCTCCGCCCCGCCACCTCTGGCTATATCGAATCTGACTACTACCAGGGCGAGCAGGggaaagtggagagagagagggcggcATTGGCGGACAAAGGGGGGGGGCGGGGGGAACGGGGG GTCTCATCCCCCTCCTTCTGTGCGTCTGGCAGAACCTCTGATCTTCAGGCCATTCTTTGTGTGATCGACGATGTTTCAGAGCTTCATCTACATTGCAGCCATGAACTGACAGCCCACCATGGGGTTCTCCTATCACAAGAAGTCAGCTCTTAA
- the nudt2 gene encoding bis(5'-nucleosyl)-tetraphosphatase [asymmetrical], with product MALRACGFIIFRRLPPENIEFLLLQTSYGEHHWTPPKGHVDPGEDDLTTALRETQEEAGLSLDHLSVVQGFLHTLHYEVRGRPKDVLYWLAELRDPCTPIALSQEHRDFRWARLEEACALAGYQDLQDTLRAAHQHLLNKRD from the exons ATGGCGCTGCGGGCGTGTGGCTTCATCATCTTCAGGCGTCTTCCTCCTGAAAACATTGAGTTCCTCCTTCTGCAAACGTCCTATGGCGAGCACCACTGGACTCCCCCTAAAG GACACGTGGACCCGGGGGAGGATGACCTGACCACAGCTCTGAGGGAGACCCAGGAGGAGGCGGGTTTGAGCCTGGATCATCTCTCTGTAGTCCAGGGCTTCCTCCACACGCTGCATTACGAGGTGCGTGGCCGACCCAAAGATGTGCTGTACTGGCTGGCAGAGCTCCGGGACCCCTGCACACCCATCGCACTCTCCCAGGAGCACAGGGACTTCCGCTGGGCACGGCTGGAGGAGGCGTGTGCCCTGGCGGGGTACCAGGACCTCCAGGACACGCTGCGGGCGGCTCACCAGCATCTGCTCAACAAGAGGGACTGA